One window from the genome of Populus alba chromosome 15, ASM523922v2, whole genome shotgun sequence encodes:
- the LOC118061272 gene encoding NAC domain-containing protein 100: protein MESISGLGKEGDDQMDLPPGFRFHPTDEELISHYLYNKVLDITFSSKAIGDVDLNKSEPWELPWKAKMGEKEWYFFCVRDRKYPTGLRTNRATEAGYWKATGKDKEIYRGKFLVGMKKTLVFYKGRAPKGGKTNWVMHEYRLEGRFSVHNLPKTAKNEWVICRVFQKSSAGKKTHISGLVRLGSFSNEFSPSGLPPLMNSSPYSCKIKPVAESVNVPCFSNPINVQRNQQDTIDCFDNHLLAVSTNPLEVFPRIPLLNPFYTPQAAPVSGNLQYPGSVLMQDHSILRALIANQGTNMKQQSFKIERDMVGVSQDSTTDMNTEIYSVVSNLEVGKRSGDDQDATPSTLVASTGLDCFWNY, encoded by the exons ATGGAAAGCATTTCTGGGCTTGGTAAGGAAGGTGATGATCAGATGGATTTGCCTCCTGGATTCCGGTTCCATCCAACCGATGAAGAGCTTATCTCTCACTACTTATACAACAAGGTTCTTGACATCACCTTCTCCTCTAAAGCAATTGGAGACGTGGATTTGAACAAGTCTGAACCCTGGGAACTGCCAT GGAAAGCGAAGATGGGAGAGAAAGAGTGGTACTTTTTCTGTGTTAGGGACAGAAAGTACCCTACAGGTCTCAGGACAAATAGGGCAACAGAAGCTGGTTACTGGAAAGCCACAGGGAAAGACAAGGAGATCTATAGAGGAAAATTCCTGGTTGGAATGAAAAAGACCCTTGTATTCTACAAGGGTAGAGCCCCTAAAGGAGGGAAAACCAATTGGGTCATGCATGAATACAGATTAGAGGGTAGATTTTCTGTCCATAATCTCCCCAAAACTGCCAAG AATGAATGGGTGATCTGCAGGGTGTTTCAAAAGAGTTCTGCTGGAAAGAAAACCCATATTTCAGGTCTAGTGAGATTAGGCTCGTTTAGTAATGAATTTAGCCCTTCTGGTCTGCCACCATTGATGAACTCTTCACCCTACAGTTGCAAGATTAAGCCAGTGGCCGAGTCGGTCAACGTGCCCTGCTTCTCCAATCCCATTAATGTTCAAAGAAACCAACAAGACACGATTGATTGCTTCGACAATCATCTTTTAGCAGTTTCAACAAACCCTCTAGAGGTTTTTCCACGAATCCCACTTTTGAATCCATTCTACACTCCTCAGGCTGCCCCGGTTTCAGGAAACTTACAGTATCCAGGTTCTGTTTTAATGCAAGACCACTCGATCTTGAGAGCCTTGATTGCAAACCAAGGCACAAACATGAAGCAGCAAAGTTTCAAGATTGAAAGGGATATGGTCGGTGTCTCACAAGACAGTACTACAGATATGAATACTGAAATCTATTCAGTCGTATCAAATCTTGAAGTGGGAAAAAGGTCAGGTGATGATCAAGATGCAACACCTTCTACATTAGTTGCATCAACGGGCCTTGATTGTTTTTGGAACTATTGA